The following are encoded in a window of Amycolatopsis lexingtonensis genomic DNA:
- a CDS encoding NucA/NucB deoxyribonuclease domain-containing protein — MLVPTALIAGPASAAPPTPHAGQAMVAAGVQDSCASVRARASILAAHGTQRAMCLRPVPADQVPPSTRAAAAKAVPDSCLGAMPELTWVIDRFSGCRQEFGAVDILVVPQGTWIGTIDIVTITSVRADARALTWTHDIQIVKLGGRGDINGVIPEGVASCPVECTVTAQNFPYRLMDSSPAGTSTMTSAVVPGTSGQVVAEQAQWTVIFTQMGSLPSPPVTFTSEPVRCDTNTPNATAGCVLSRHTPTLHYTTAVHGELAAHISTAQAGNLPGAPGGTPLTRLVDPVQQQKNRDTACPSSIPRPEGEECDEYPFASTNQGAFTSGGAYSSMMIDKDDNQRGGTDLAGFYLDNRIMSNDPFYVQID, encoded by the coding sequence ATGCTGGTTCCCACGGCGCTCATCGCGGGACCGGCGTCGGCCGCGCCGCCGACGCCGCACGCCGGCCAGGCGATGGTTGCAGCGGGTGTGCAGGACAGCTGCGCTTCGGTGCGGGCGCGCGCGAGCATCCTGGCCGCCCACGGCACCCAGCGGGCCATGTGCCTACGCCCGGTGCCCGCCGACCAGGTCCCGCCGAGTACACGAGCCGCGGCGGCGAAGGCGGTCCCCGACTCGTGCCTGGGAGCGATGCCGGAGCTGACCTGGGTGATCGACCGATTCTCCGGGTGCCGTCAGGAGTTCGGGGCGGTCGACATCCTCGTCGTCCCCCAGGGCACCTGGATCGGCACGATCGACATCGTGACCATCACCTCCGTCCGTGCCGACGCCCGCGCCCTCACCTGGACCCACGACATCCAGATCGTCAAGCTCGGCGGCAGAGGCGACATCAACGGCGTCATTCCCGAGGGCGTGGCCTCATGCCCGGTCGAATGCACCGTGACCGCTCAGAACTTCCCCTACCGGCTGATGGACAGCAGCCCCGCCGGCACCTCGACCATGACCTCGGCCGTCGTGCCGGGCACCTCCGGTCAGGTTGTCGCCGAGCAGGCCCAGTGGACCGTGATCTTCACTCAGATGGGCAGTCTGCCGTCGCCGCCGGTCACGTTCACCAGCGAACCGGTGCGCTGCGACACCAACACACCCAACGCCACCGCCGGGTGCGTCCTGTCCCGGCACACCCCGACACTGCACTACACCACCGCCGTGCACGGCGAACTCGCCGCGCACATCAGCACCGCCCAGGCCGGCAACCTGCCCGGCGCCCCCGGCGGGACGCCGCTGACCCGGCTGGTCGACCCGGTCCAGCAGCAGAAGAACCGGGACACCGCCTGCCCGTCGAGCATCCCTCGCCCCGAAGGCGAGGAATGCGACGAGTACCCCTTCGCCTCCACCAACCAAGGCGCCTTCACCTCCGGCGGTGCCTACTCCAGCATGATGATCGACAAGGACGACAACCAGCGCGGTGGCACGGACCTGGCCGGGTTCTATCTCGACAACCGCATCATGAGCAACGACCCGTTCTACGTCCAGATCGACTGA
- the eccCb gene encoding type VII secretion protein EccCb, with product MGERRALLIGTASYDDVTLPSLRAPAIETRRLWNLLKDPSIGGFRAKYLIDERKQVVEREIEELFADSRPDDHVLLYISGHGLKNGENELFFATTDTKQQRPYSTAIPVVVVQRLLHECQAQYKAIVLDCCYSGTFAAGPIAKSDNSVDVSLLGEGTYIVTATSAFDPAFEDDRVVFGNSQPFSLFTDVLIKGLDTGAAAAADADVITIDALYDYLHQELSRPRLGARVQVPHRLNQGQGAFVVAKARSRTLAVDEAASSPLLETLISLEPPNTVRELTVPIGQVHRSISPGSEVVRLDLAGPDGHVGIVGKAWSGKTTLLRTLIAGLRFGRTPEEVSFVLLDASAQLSDLAAVPHVREYVAPSAVGSSLAEVSKLMERRDQLFRSVGIGTMRRFRALRAKDKLPPGDNADIFIVIDGWEEFAEYEPTFAGQVRQLAIAGLSKGVHLILAARHWVEIPEPVDRFLIGRIELALDDPSTSRVDAELARALPVRPGWGLHNGRPFLVATTHLEDSDDELEAIDAALKRLSETTQMLDVGGGALLEDPTFLELFGLPGDAMTFDLEQARRRRPLQDRYRVPIGVDEQGRPVMLDLKEAAIGGMGPHGLCAGATGSGKTELLKTIIAGLMITHAPSELSVFLIDYKGSNGFPEFSRSPHVSGNLFDLAGDLTLVDRLRDTLAGEMTRRQEALTKGGYKSVGDYERARELGAEIEPLPMLLIVVDEVTELLAAKPEMTEAFRVIGQVGRVLHMHLLLATQHVDEELLGRLGTHLSYRIGLRTFTQAESRNVLGVPDAYELPSAPGGGYLRFEIASLVQFKAAYVSAPYLPQASNASDPSVRNVAAGSGRTALDTPSELEVLIARVAQRDETTHQVWLPPLTEPYPLDRLLPRLEETADRGLSPSGFIGNGKFLVPVGVIDRPLDQRRDILWADFSGAAGHAAIVGGYASGASALLRTLILSVALTQTAEEAQFYCLDFDDGSLQQLVGLPHVGEVTTSRAPDELVRRTVGEIGALVAERERLFRAEEIDAPATFRRRERAGELAGDPRGDVFLVIAGWETFADRFPETAGQVAGLAGASLAFGVHVILSGYRWSGIQSQLLDLVGTRLELRLADPDDSHIDSRAAATVPKRPGCGLTREKLPFLAALPRLDGQTGTEDLTSAVRAAVDRIAAAWTGARAPRVRVLPDPLPHDVVENEQSADSPRAIPIGLQESDLAPVFLDFDREPHFFALMDGEAGKTNLLRMIVRGIASRYTEKEALILLVDYRRTMLDFVRSEHLLGYAVSPEQLKSMMRDVAGSMRKRLPGPEVTREQLRDRSWWQGPELFIVVDDHDLVCPMGSEDPLSLAAVYLWQAKDIGLHLVVARRSGGPAEAASGGVLGTLKELKSPALQGAASELEMTVIGQVRPAELPRGRGTLVSRKYGEQFVRLPWVPPEANVEASPKSEPDVTPSAEPDNGELAASAAEPTEPESAAVVATPEAAPDREVAGSLPDPTGSAETENP from the coding sequence ATGGGTGAGCGCCGCGCCCTGCTGATCGGCACCGCTTCGTACGACGATGTCACCTTGCCCTCGTTGCGCGCACCAGCGATCGAAACGCGGCGGCTCTGGAACCTGTTGAAGGACCCGTCGATCGGCGGATTCCGGGCCAAGTACCTGATCGACGAGCGCAAGCAGGTCGTCGAGCGCGAGATCGAAGAGCTGTTCGCCGACAGCCGGCCAGACGACCACGTGCTGCTCTACATCTCCGGGCATGGACTTAAGAACGGGGAGAACGAGCTCTTCTTCGCGACGACGGACACGAAGCAGCAACGGCCGTATTCGACGGCGATCCCGGTAGTCGTCGTGCAGCGGCTGTTACACGAGTGCCAGGCTCAGTACAAGGCGATCGTGCTCGACTGCTGCTACAGCGGTACCTTCGCAGCCGGGCCGATCGCCAAGTCGGACAACTCGGTAGACGTCAGCCTGCTGGGCGAGGGCACCTACATCGTCACGGCAACGAGCGCCTTCGATCCAGCCTTCGAAGACGACCGCGTCGTGTTCGGCAACAGCCAACCATTTTCGCTCTTCACTGACGTGCTGATCAAGGGGCTGGACACAGGGGCCGCCGCAGCGGCCGACGCGGACGTCATCACGATCGACGCTCTCTACGACTACCTGCACCAAGAGTTGTCCCGGCCCCGCCTGGGGGCGCGGGTGCAGGTGCCACACCGGCTGAATCAAGGCCAGGGTGCCTTCGTCGTCGCGAAGGCGCGGTCACGCACACTGGCCGTGGACGAGGCGGCGTCGTCGCCGCTCCTCGAGACGCTGATCAGCCTTGAACCGCCAAACACCGTGCGGGAGCTGACGGTGCCGATCGGCCAGGTCCACCGCTCCATTTCGCCCGGCTCAGAGGTGGTCCGACTGGACTTGGCTGGTCCGGACGGGCACGTCGGCATCGTCGGTAAGGCGTGGTCCGGCAAGACGACGTTGCTCCGCACGCTGATCGCTGGCCTGCGGTTCGGTCGTACGCCGGAAGAAGTTTCGTTCGTGCTACTCGACGCAAGCGCCCAGCTCAGCGACTTGGCGGCAGTACCGCACGTACGTGAGTATGTCGCGCCGAGCGCGGTCGGTTCGTCCCTCGCCGAGGTCTCGAAACTGATGGAGCGTCGCGACCAGCTTTTCCGATCGGTGGGTATCGGCACGATGCGGCGGTTCCGCGCGCTGCGGGCCAAGGACAAGCTCCCACCCGGGGATAACGCCGATATCTTCATCGTCATCGACGGGTGGGAGGAATTCGCAGAGTACGAGCCGACCTTCGCTGGGCAGGTGCGTCAGCTCGCGATCGCGGGGCTGAGTAAGGGGGTGCACCTCATTCTCGCCGCGCGGCATTGGGTCGAGATCCCCGAACCCGTCGACCGCTTCCTGATCGGCCGGATCGAGCTGGCCCTGGACGACCCGTCCACGTCGAGAGTCGACGCGGAACTCGCCAGGGCCTTGCCCGTTCGGCCAGGATGGGGGCTGCACAACGGCCGCCCGTTCCTGGTGGCGACTACCCACCTCGAAGACAGTGATGACGAGCTCGAAGCGATCGACGCCGCGCTCAAGCGGCTGAGTGAGACGACTCAGATGCTCGACGTCGGCGGCGGAGCTCTCCTGGAGGACCCGACCTTCCTGGAGTTGTTCGGCCTGCCGGGCGACGCGATGACCTTCGACCTCGAGCAGGCGCGGCGGCGTCGGCCGCTGCAAGATCGCTATCGGGTGCCCATCGGCGTCGACGAGCAAGGCCGGCCTGTGATGCTGGACCTCAAGGAAGCCGCGATCGGCGGTATGGGCCCACACGGGTTGTGCGCGGGCGCGACCGGCTCAGGCAAAACGGAGCTGCTCAAGACGATCATAGCCGGCTTGATGATCACGCACGCACCGAGCGAGCTGAGCGTCTTCTTGATCGACTACAAGGGCAGTAACGGGTTCCCGGAGTTCAGCCGATCGCCGCATGTGAGTGGCAACCTTTTCGACTTGGCCGGAGACCTGACCCTGGTCGACCGGCTGCGCGACACGCTTGCTGGCGAAATGACGCGTCGACAGGAGGCCCTGACGAAGGGCGGCTACAAGAGCGTCGGCGACTACGAGCGCGCCCGGGAACTCGGCGCGGAGATCGAGCCCCTGCCTATGCTGCTCATCGTGGTCGACGAGGTCACCGAACTGCTCGCAGCGAAGCCGGAGATGACTGAAGCGTTCCGGGTCATCGGGCAGGTCGGCCGGGTCTTGCACATGCACCTGCTTCTCGCCACCCAGCATGTGGACGAAGAGTTGCTGGGCCGGCTGGGTACGCATCTCTCGTACCGGATCGGCTTGCGTACGTTCACCCAAGCCGAGTCCCGGAACGTCCTCGGCGTGCCAGACGCGTATGAGCTGCCTTCCGCGCCGGGGGGTGGCTACTTGCGGTTCGAGATTGCGTCCTTGGTGCAGTTCAAGGCGGCCTACGTCTCTGCGCCGTACTTGCCGCAAGCATCGAACGCGTCGGATCCGAGCGTCCGAAACGTCGCTGCCGGATCGGGGAGGACTGCCCTGGACACGCCATCCGAACTGGAAGTCCTCATCGCACGAGTGGCGCAGCGAGACGAGACGACGCACCAAGTGTGGCTGCCACCTCTGACCGAGCCATATCCGCTGGATCGCCTGCTGCCGAGGCTCGAAGAGACGGCCGACCGCGGCCTCTCCCCGAGCGGGTTCATCGGCAACGGGAAGTTCCTGGTGCCCGTCGGTGTGATCGACCGGCCACTCGACCAGCGTCGGGACATTCTCTGGGCCGATTTCTCCGGCGCGGCGGGACATGCCGCGATCGTCGGCGGTTACGCATCGGGGGCATCGGCGCTTCTGCGTACGCTGATCTTGTCAGTAGCGCTGACGCAGACTGCGGAGGAAGCGCAGTTCTATTGTCTCGACTTCGACGACGGTTCACTGCAGCAGCTGGTGGGGTTGCCCCACGTGGGCGAGGTGACGACCAGCCGCGCCCCGGACGAGCTGGTGCGACGGACAGTCGGAGAAATCGGTGCTCTGGTCGCCGAGCGGGAGCGGTTATTCCGCGCTGAAGAAATAGACGCGCCGGCCACGTTCCGCCGGCGGGAGCGGGCTGGTGAGCTCGCCGGTGATCCGAGAGGGGATGTCTTTCTCGTGATCGCGGGCTGGGAGACCTTCGCCGACCGGTTTCCGGAAACGGCCGGCCAGGTGGCGGGCCTCGCTGGGGCCAGTCTGGCGTTCGGCGTGCACGTGATCCTTTCCGGTTACCGATGGTCAGGAATTCAGTCGCAGCTCCTCGACCTGGTTGGTACCCGGCTGGAGTTGCGCCTCGCCGACCCGGATGACTCCCACATCGACTCGCGGGCGGCCGCGACGGTCCCAAAACGGCCTGGATGCGGCTTGACCAGGGAAAAGCTACCGTTTCTCGCCGCGTTACCTCGCCTCGACGGCCAGACCGGCACGGAGGATCTGACTTCCGCGGTGCGCGCCGCGGTCGACCGGATTGCCGCGGCTTGGACCGGCGCGCGGGCGCCGCGAGTGCGTGTGCTGCCCGATCCGCTGCCCCACGACGTGGTCGAGAACGAGCAATCGGCTGACAGCCCGAGGGCGATCCCGATCGGACTGCAAGAGAGTGACCTCGCTCCGGTTTTCCTCGATTTCGACCGCGAGCCGCACTTCTTCGCGCTCATGGACGGCGAAGCCGGCAAGACGAACCTGCTGCGGATGATCGTGCGCGGCATCGCGTCGCGCTACACCGAGAAAGAAGCACTCATCCTCCTGGTCGACTACCGCCGGACGATGCTGGATTTCGTTCGGAGCGAGCACCTCCTCGGCTATGCGGTATCTCCCGAGCAGCTCAAGAGCATGATGAGGGACGTTGCCGGTTCGATGCGCAAGCGGTTGCCTGGGCCAGAAGTCACGCGAGAGCAGTTGCGTGACCGCTCGTGGTGGCAGGGACCTGAGCTGTTCATCGTCGTCGACGACCACGACTTGGTCTGTCCGATGGGAAGCGAGGATCCGCTAAGCCTCGCGGCGGTCTACCTGTGGCAGGCCAAGGACATCGGGCTGCACCTCGTCGTCGCGCGGCGCTCCGGCGGCCCGGCGGAGGCAGCGTCCGGTGGGGTGCTGGGGACGTTGAAGGAGCTGAAGAGCCCCGCGCTGCAGGGAGCGGCGTCTGAGCTGGAAATGACCGTCATCGGTCAGGTGCGGCCTGCGGAACTGCCGCGGGGGCGGGGGACGCTCGTCAGCCGGAAGTACGGCGAGCAGTTCGTGCGGCTGCCGTGGGTGCCACCAGAGGCCAACGTCGAGGCAAGTCCGAAGAGCGAGCCGGACGTCACCCCCTCGGCTGAACCGGATAACGGCGAGCTGGCGGCATCGGCGGCCGAGCCGACCGAACCCGAGTCTGCTGCGGTCGTCGCTACGCCCGAAGCCGCGCCGGATCGCGAGGTGGCCGGTTCATTGCCTGATCCGACCGGTTCGGCCGAGACAGAAAACCCTTGA